A part of Capsicum annuum cultivar UCD-10X-F1 chromosome 6, UCD10Xv1.1, whole genome shotgun sequence genomic DNA contains:
- the LOC107875132 gene encoding B3 domain-containing protein At5g60140 has protein sequence MRKGFFKVFDPETSAQRMKIPTSFIDYMNGKLTRKVSLRDGFGNMWPIGVTKIGCDFYFHYGWTKFTKDNTLEFGDFLIFDYGKNGEFDLKLLAINGCEKKGDGGEKKREERNMEHQIKIEPKMKNLSRDSSSGSSSDDSDEDYVEEEVEEDEENEMEPRSKHIYKEKEEEDEEEEDEDENERVGTLMNKTPRSKARCKRATYHKVSGRHDQFGKDIFRSGRAIQPENPYFIAKVRVKRKDELYVPVDVVRDYKLDIPSSMIIRDSAGREFQTKLKIWGDGRIWLVGGWRSLCNWNLVDKNDICICEFVREKCSKGLYLQVQVLYEGSSSHPNKKYKK, from the exons ATGAGGAAAGGATTCTTCAAAGTTTTTGATCCTGAAACAAGTGCACAACGGATG AAAATCCCCACAAGTTTTATCGATTACATGAATGGAAAGTTAACAAGGAAGGTTTCCCTTAGAGATGGGTTTGGGAATATGTGGCCTATTGGAGTGACCAAAATAGGAtgtgatttttattttcattatggaTGGACGAAATTTACGAAGGATAATACTCTAGaatttggtgactttttaatATTTGATTATGGTAAAAATGGAGAATTTGACTTAAAATTACTTGCAATAAATGGATGTGAAAAGAAAGGCGATGGAGGTGAAAAGAAAAGGGAAGAAAGGAATATGGAACATCAAATCAAAATAGAACCAAAAATGAAGAATTTGTCTAGGGATAGCAGCAGTGGTTCTTCTTCTGATGATAGTGATGAGGATTACgtggaagaagaagtagaagaggATGAAGAGAATGAAATGGAACCACGGTCAAAACATATATAcaaggaaaaggaagaagaagatgaggaggaagaagatgaagacgagaatgaaagggTTGGCACACTTATGAATAAGACGCCACGCTCAAAAG CTAGATGCAAGAGGGCTACTTATCATAAGGTAAGTGGTCGTCATGACCAATTTGGTAAAGATATATTCAGAAGTGGACGTGCAATTCAACCAGAAAATCCATACTTCATAGCGAAAGTACGAGTAAAAAGGAAAGATGAACTG TACGTTCCAGTTGATGTGGTAAGAGACTACAAACTTGACATCCCTTCAAGCATGATCATTCGTGATTCTGCTGGCAGAGAATTTCAGACAAAACTCAAGATTTGGGGGGACGGTAGAATATGGCTAGTTGGCGGATGGCGTAGTTTATGTAATTGGAATCTTGTGGATAAAAATGACATATGTATATGTGAATTTGTGAGAGAAAAATGCAGTAAAGGTCTTTACTTACAAGTTCAAGTTCTCTATGAAGGTTCAAGTTCCCATCCAAacaagaaatataagaaatag